The sequence ATCATTCAGGGTCAATGTATTGGATTAAACTTTGACATGAGAGTCCTGACTTTGTCTGATGATGCCGACATTTTGGTCACCATGTGTTGGCTTAATTAACTGATGAGGTGTAAGATCTGATCGACTCTTCAACGGTTCAGTAATCGATTACTCGGTTCTGCAAACGTATCAGTTGATTAAACGAATGATTAGAAGGTTGTTGTTTTGTATCTGCACAGAAAAAAATTGTAAGTTTTGGGGTCTCGAGGTGTATTAGATTAAACTTTGACATGAGAGTCGTGACTTTGTTTGATGATGCCGACATTTTGGTCACCAGGTGTTGCCTTAATTTTCAAATCAAACTGATGAGGTGTAAGATCGGATCCACTCTTCAGCAGTTCAGTAATCGATTGCTCGGTTCTGCAAGCATATTAGTTGATTAAACTAATGATTAGGAAGTTGTTGTTTTGTATCTGTACAAGAAAAAATATAAGTTTTGGGGTCCCGAGGTATATCTCGAGGTGGAtgctccgacgctcaagtccgCTTAGTAGGTAATAAGACTTTTGAGATTGCTCGGTGTTGAAGGTCTCTCTTTAGTTATTAGTGAATAGTGTGATAGATATATCTAAGTGGAGGTTCcacttttatatgaattttgaattacTAATCATCATTGATTGCGGGTGAGAATTTTGGGGTCGAATCCCTTAAAGATCtcttgtagatttttttttggtttgatgaTTAGTTATTCTTAGTATCTTGAATTGCCTTAGTCACCTAGAGTACTTCCCGAGGTTATGCCTGTTAGGCAGGACCGAGGAGGACATGTTGAGGTGACATTTGGGTTAGCCGAGATGTTCTCCAACCCGATCTCCTCTTCCTTAGTCTATGTGGTGACACATGTCAGCGTCTCATTAGAGGGATACTTTTGATATTATCACAAACTTTTCTAGGGCTTACGAAACTATTACGTGCCATGATCAAGTTCATCCGATCAAGACCAACGGTCAGGATCAAGTTCTTAATTTGTCCAATCATAAATCGCAGCATGAATGGAACAATCTGGAATTAGTCCTACGTGGCACACCATGTGACACCTGGTATGTTGgtgtattttaaattaatataaaaaaaatatattttttaatattattaattaattgatttgaTATTTTAATTAACTTGTTAAGTCTGTTTTCTCAAATGTGACATTTAAAGTTTCACATTGAGAGAGAAGATATGATGTTCTACTTTTACTAAGATGAGTGAGCTTGTGATCTTAAAGATGTCTAGGCTGACAagtaattattctttttttaaaatgccactgagaaatatgtttgtagTTGGAATCTAACTCAGCCGATTATCAACCGAGCTACCTCTAGTTGGTCTATAAATAATAAGTTGATGTTGGGAGACGATTTATTATTAATTCTCTTTATTGTGGTTATTTAACATAATTGGAATTGTTACTTTGGTTAATATATGATACAACTTACAAGAAAAGGCAAGATTTAGCAACTTGTTAATCTATTATTATGTGTAATTAATTAACTGGCTAGAGAAGCAATACTTCGGGAGAAGATAATTATGGCTTCTTTACTAGTGTTTGTCAAAACTAAGTTACTTCAACAAGAAATCCTAGAAACATATACCTTCTACAAGGAACAACTTTTGATGATGATGCgattacaaattttaaaatgatattatttttttgggtaataatTTTTATGCGTAACTTAAGTTATATTAATCCTCTCTTGCATATTAATTTAAGGAAGACCAACActattttcttatatatatgaatatattatttttaggttGTAATAAGATCATTGtaacataaaattaaaagttcacttgtttttctttgttaaaCACGATCCAAACCCATTTAGGAGATCTTCATGATAATTCGACATATCCATTTCTTGATCCGTTAATCAAAATTTAATTAAGAGTTAAAACCATTGATTTTTATTAGCAACAAAAAGAAATTGTAGCGTActagtgtgtatatatttataactCACTTGAGTGATATTGtagtggtgaatctctttggGGTCAAATATTATGGATTCAAGAGATCCCAAGTTGTCGATTCCGACTGAGAGAAATACTCTTGTGCCACATATTGAGTTTTGACCTAACATATTCTGTCGTTCGGTGGAAAACTTCTGTACGTGTGGGCATGATGACTCAAGTTTAGGTTCATGTCGGgtgttcaaaagacaaatttttatgatgtcattctcggttatttaaaaaaatgtatatgtttatatgtgtacaaAGACACGTAAGCGTAGTGATGACGAAATGGATGATGGAATGGTGGAGTAAGAGTGCAATCTCGGAGAGTGGGGTTGTGTAGGGAAATGGGAAGAAAACATTTAATTTCAAGATcgatgtgtgtgtgtctatatatatatatatatatatataactcttTCATTAATGTGTCACCCATCATTCCCTATCACCATATTTTGTGTATCTACACACACCAGAACACAACACCCCCATTTTAGTTCCCACATCACTCTCACAAACCAATGGTGGGCCATGGAATCTGCCCCCTCTCTCCCTCATGTGtttcttaatttatatatatatatatatatatatatatatatacatgactaTAGTCTTTTATATAAAGTTGTGTGTATTGGATAGTTCTAGTGGAGGTGGTTTGGTtcattattactattattaagTCATGGGAAGACAACCTTGTTGTGATAAACTTGGTGTGAAGAAGGGTCCATGGACAGCCGAGGAGGACAAGAAACTCATCAATTTTATACTCACAAATGGCCAGTGTTGTTGGCGTGCCGTGCCTAAGCTCGCCGGACTCCGTCGCTGCGGCAAGAGCTGCCGGCTTCGTTGGACTAACTATCTTAGGCCTGACTTGAAGAGAGGTCTTCTTACCGAAGATGAAGAACAGTTGGTTATCGATCTTCATGCTCGTCTTGGCAATAGGTTAGTATATATTCTTTCACTTAAGTTATGCTAATTGCTAAGCAGGGTGTTTGTAGGTTTTAACAGGGAATAGGTTGAAGAGCAGACATTATTTTGTATTGGAACGCTCTCGAACCCTTTTCGGAATTGTAGAGCCTCCAAATCCTTTCTCCCCACACCGCAAACCCCTTTGCCAAACATATCATCATGCATTACATGGTTTTTGATGCATTTTTAACCATCGACTTGCTTATTTCGTTCTACCAAAGTCTAACTTATGATGCTTGTTTTGAGAGACAAGTTTGTCTAGCTAGTCATTACTTGTTGAAAAACATaatggtttttcttttcttttgaaaaaaatcaaCTAGTATATTACTTATGGTCCGCGCAATTGAAAAGGGTGGTGCGCCTAAATATGTCTCATTTGTTTACTAACTATATGATAATTGGTAGCTAGTGTTGAAAATCCCAAGCCCTACTAACCTCAAGATATTGTAGGTTCTTTTTGGGTTTATCCGGTTCCCGTGAATAAATCAGACTCATACGACTTTGTTCTTCATGGACAGTCTCACTTAATAGTACTTGAACATATGAAAAGGCCTAGTATATGTGGTAGAGACTTGGGCATGCATATATACCACATGATTTGGTGGCAtccaaccgatgtggtattCTAAGCTATGATATATAAAAAGTAAAATTGTAAATATATTTGTGACTCTATTTTTCAGGTGGTCCAAGATAGCAGCCAGATTACAAGGAAGAACTGATAATGAGATTAAGAATCATTGGAACACCCACATCAAGAAAAAGCTTCTTAAGATGGGGATCGATCCGGTTACTCATGAACCCTTGCATGATAATCACAAACCTAAGCCAGGCGATGAACTTAGTTCATCTCATGCTAACCATCATCGTATGCCAGAATCTGGAGATAATAACAACTCAAGTTCATCACCAACTGAAAATTGTTCATCaagtactactactactactactaataTATGCACTGATGAGACACTACTGAATAGTCTTTGGATGGATGATGATCAACATCCCCTAGTTGATGTGATTTcttgcaacaacaacaacaaccaccTGCTGCCACCGGTCATGGAAAATCACGGCGAGACGGTGCCTAGCTTGCCTTCTTTAGAGGATGATTGTGCTTTTTTGTTCGACTGTCAAGATTTTGGGGTTCACGATTATGGTCTGGATTATTGTTTCAGTGACATTAATGAGTTTAGTACAGGACTGAACTCATTAGAGATGACCAACAAGCACtagtatatgtgtgtgtatacatacatctatatatgtatatatatatacacacacacacatatgatgACGATATGAAGCTCCAAAATCACAGGTTACAAAGTGTCATGTCTAGCTAGCTACATATGATTATATGTAGTAGTCATTGATCATGATCATTTTGTGTTTTCTCTGTAGTGTTAGATTTTGTGTACCATGTATGTGTTACTTTACCGGctttatatatatgcttatattgtactctaaatttataataatatagTCATTTTGTTATGTTGTATTTCATAAGATTACATTCATCGATGATGATA is a genomic window of Tripterygium wilfordii isolate XIE 37 chromosome 16, ASM1340144v1, whole genome shotgun sequence containing:
- the LOC119980220 gene encoding MYB-like transcription factor ODO1 encodes the protein MGRQPCCDKLGVKKGPWTAEEDKKLINFILTNGQCCWRAVPKLAGLRRCGKSCRLRWTNYLRPDLKRGLLTEDEEQLVIDLHARLGNRWSKIAARLQGRTDNEIKNHWNTHIKKKLLKMGIDPVTHEPLHDNHKPKPGDELSSSHANHHRMPESGDNNNSSSSPTENCSSSTTTTTTNICTDETLLNSLWMDDDQHPLVDVISCNNNNNHLLPPVMENHGETVPSLPSLEDDCAFLFDCQDFGVHDYGLDYCFSDINEFSTGLNSLEMTNKH